From the Desulfovibrio sp. UIB00 genome, one window contains:
- a CDS encoding lipoate--protein ligase yields the protein MRFIYNPCTDASFNLAAEEWLLRNSETDIFMLWRNAASVIVGRNQNSHSEINADYVQQHGIPVVRRLTGGGAVFHDLGNINFTFISLNNHSGLLDFKRFATPITEALNALGVPCEFNGRNDMVVGESKISGNAQHMHRDRLLHHGTLLYSANLDSVCAALKPSPAKYIDKSVKSVRGRVGNIVDFLPQPMPIEEFINYLMRFVAGEDSIGQTALSAEEITAIEALAEERYRSWYWNFGYSPNYAFERSTKTPSGVLDVHMDVRDGIIADIRLFGDYFGVRDVTELEDMLCGCRHEREALERRLALVHIDAFIQGIGDRMFLDCLF from the coding sequence ATGCGTTTTATCTATAATCCTTGCACAGACGCCTCGTTTAATCTGGCGGCGGAAGAATGGCTGCTGCGCAATAGCGAAACCGACATCTTTATGCTCTGGCGTAATGCGGCTTCTGTTATTGTGGGACGAAACCAGAACTCCCACTCCGAAATCAACGCCGATTATGTGCAGCAGCACGGCATCCCCGTTGTGCGCAGGCTCACCGGCGGGGGTGCGGTCTTTCATGATCTGGGGAATATCAACTTTACCTTCATCAGCCTGAACAACCATTCGGGGCTGCTGGACTTCAAGCGCTTTGCCACGCCCATTACCGAAGCGCTCAATGCCCTTGGAGTCCCCTGTGAATTCAATGGCCGTAACGATATGGTCGTTGGAGAAAGCAAAATTTCCGGCAACGCGCAGCACATGCACCGCGACCGCCTGCTGCACCACGGCACCCTGCTGTATTCTGCCAACCTGGATTCCGTCTGTGCCGCGCTCAAGCCCAGTCCCGCAAAATACATTGATAAATCTGTCAAAAGCGTGCGCGGTCGCGTGGGCAACATTGTGGATTTTTTGCCCCAGCCCATGCCCATTGAGGAATTCATAAACTACCTCATGCGCTTTGTGGCCGGGGAGGATTCTATAGGGCAGACTGCCTTGAGCGCGGAGGAAATAACCGCCATTGAAGCTCTGGCAGAAGAACGCTACCGCTCCTGGTACTGGAATTTTGGCTATTCACCCAATTACGCCTTTGAGCGCAGCACAAAGACCCCTAGCGGCGTGCTTGACGTACATATGGATGTGCGTGACGGCATAATCGCCGATATCCGTCTGTTCGGCGACTATTTTGGCGTTCGGGATGTGACGGAACTTGAAGACATGCTCTGCGGATGCAGGCACGAACGTGAGGCTCTTGAACGTCGACTGGCTCTGGTGCACATTGACGCATTCATTCAGGGCATTGGCGACCGCATGTTTCTGGACTGTCTTTTTTAG
- a CDS encoding MarR family transcriptional regulator, with translation MSASTRDLVGIIINRTSRTWRTKLDERLSHLGLTQARWLVLMHLSRMNGKALQKDLAVSVGVEGPTLVRVLDGLERMGLVERVGVEGDRRARRICLTPKADSVINDILSIGTKLRVEALTGISDADLEVFYRVTEVILANLLSASAK, from the coding sequence ATGAGCGCTTCTACCAGAGATCTTGTTGGTATAATCATCAACCGCACCTCCCGCACATGGCGTACCAAGCTTGACGAGCGTCTTTCCCACCTGGGGCTGACCCAGGCGCGCTGGCTGGTGCTCATGCATCTGTCGCGGATGAACGGCAAGGCCCTGCAAAAGGACTTGGCTGTTTCTGTGGGTGTGGAAGGCCCCACCCTTGTGCGGGTGCTGGACGGCCTTGAACGGATGGGCCTTGTGGAACGCGTGGGCGTGGAGGGCGACAGGCGCGCCAGACGCATTTGTCTGACCCCCAAGGCGGACAGCGTCATCAACGATATCTTGAGCATTGGCACAAAACTGCGCGTTGAAGCTCTGACGGGCATATCCGATGCAGACCTTGAAGTTTTTTACCGTGTGACGGAAGTTATTCTGGCCAATCTGCTGTCCGCATCAGCAAAGTAG
- a CDS encoding DMT family transporter, translating to MRVGVRAGNATVKTHASPLVVAALTTLVMILFAANSLLCRFALAEGQNAHPLNPSAYTALRAISAAAMLWLLQMRRGGNPLRAGSWGAALALFGYMACFSWAYVRLSAGAGALVIAVAVQAGMLVAGLRLGQHPGKAQSLGIGLAMAGLIYLLLPGLDAPPAGAATVIFCSGLCWAAYTIYGRGGDNAAAATAGNFIRCVPLAVALLAWAVAFDQAGMPAAWPWAGVVCALAAGALASALGYVLWYAVLRWLSVPSAAVVQLSVPLITALGGAMLMDETLGLRLLVSALAILGGIFCATALPHLLRRH from the coding sequence ATGCGTGTGGGCGTCAGGGCTGGCAACGCGACAGTCAAGACGCATGCTTCCCCCTTGGTGGTGGCGGCCTTGACGACCTTGGTCATGATTCTTTTTGCCGCCAATTCCCTGCTCTGCCGTTTTGCGCTTGCCGAAGGCCAAAACGCTCATCCCCTGAATCCCTCTGCATATACGGCCCTGAGGGCCATTTCTGCCGCTGCCATGCTCTGGCTGCTCCAGATGCGGCGCGGCGGCAACCCGCTGCGTGCCGGCAGCTGGGGTGCGGCCTTGGCGCTGTTTGGCTATATGGCCTGCTTTTCCTGGGCTTATGTTCGGCTATCTGCCGGGGCGGGCGCTCTGGTCATTGCCGTGGCCGTGCAGGCTGGCATGCTCGTGGCCGGGCTGCGGCTGGGGCAACATCCCGGCAAGGCCCAGAGCCTGGGCATTGGGCTTGCCATGGCAGGCCTAATCTATCTGCTGCTTCCGGGGCTTGATGCGCCGCCAGCAGGGGCGGCTACGGTCATTTTCTGCTCTGGCCTGTGCTGGGCGGCCTACACGATCTATGGCAGGGGCGGCGACAATGCCGCTGCGGCCACGGCTGGCAATTTTATCCGTTGCGTTCCACTAGCTGTAGCACTGCTGGCATGGGCTGTGGCCTTTGACCAGGCGGGAATGCCTGCCGCATGGCCGTGGGCAGGCGTTGTGTGCGCCCTGGCAGCCGGGGCGCTGGCATCCGCCCTTGGCTACGTTCTCTGGTATGCGGTTTTGCGCTGGCTCAGCGTGCCCTCAGCAGCTGTGGTGCAGTTGAGCGTACCACTCATCACCGCCCTGGGTGGCGCCATGCTCATGGATGAAACTCTGGGGCTACGACTGCTGGTGAGCGCCCTTGCCATTCTGGGCGGTATTTTCTGCGCAACGGCCCTGCCCCATCTGCTACGCAGGCACTGA
- a CDS encoding sigma 54-interacting transcriptional regulator, translated as MACRSSELLSKHVERILDALPEGVFISDAAGTSLQVNRMYEQLTGLTQEQIRGKNVRDLVQEGTFDCILNPEIVRTGRPTTHVQQLKNGKKLVLTGFPVFDAKGDLCLVVTFARDVTLLAQLQDQVAGQCKLIDQINDQLAYIAQGAAKSREPVYASRAMGDVVSLLRRFADTDATVLILGETGAGKDVFARYTHSQSARNDKILLKVDCGGISESLTESELFGYMPGAFTGASNKGKAGYFEIADGSTIFLDEVGELPLSMQTRLLRVLQDGEIMRVGASSPRKVDVRIIAATNRDLAESVEAGTFRRDLYYRLNVATVRIPPLRERQEDVRPLAEHYLAQYTAKYHKAMAFMDVTLDIMTAYSWPGNVRELQNLVHSLVITLSGPLISPRDLPPQISGAPREASCYSEDILAARRPLRDIMAEMERDFLLKAIEVHGSVQRVAELFQINRSTVFRKLQGARRID; from the coding sequence ATGGCATGCAGATCTTCCGAGCTTCTATCCAAACATGTGGAGCGCATCCTCGATGCCCTGCCCGAAGGCGTCTTTATAAGTGATGCCGCTGGCACCAGCCTGCAGGTTAACCGCATGTACGAACAGCTGACCGGGCTGACCCAGGAACAGATACGCGGCAAAAATGTGCGCGATCTGGTACAGGAAGGCACGTTTGACTGCATTCTGAACCCGGAAATAGTGCGCACGGGCAGGCCCACCACCCATGTGCAGCAACTCAAAAACGGCAAAAAGCTCGTGCTCACGGGCTTTCCCGTTTTTGACGCCAAGGGAGACCTGTGTCTTGTGGTCACGTTTGCGCGCGATGTCACACTGCTGGCGCAATTACAGGATCAGGTGGCCGGGCAGTGCAAGCTTATTGACCAGATCAACGACCAGTTGGCCTACATTGCACAGGGCGCGGCAAAATCACGCGAACCTGTGTATGCCAGCCGGGCCATGGGCGATGTGGTTTCCCTGCTCCGCCGCTTTGCGGACACGGACGCGACCGTGCTTATTTTGGGCGAAACCGGCGCAGGTAAGGACGTATTTGCCCGCTACACCCACTCCCAGTCGGCCCGTAACGATAAAATCCTGCTCAAGGTCGACTGCGGCGGCATTTCAGAATCACTCACGGAATCGGAGCTGTTCGGCTATATGCCGGGGGCGTTCACTGGCGCTTCCAACAAGGGCAAGGCCGGGTATTTTGAAATTGCCGATGGCAGCACGATCTTTCTGGACGAAGTGGGCGAGTTGCCGCTTTCCATGCAGACGCGGCTTTTGCGCGTGCTCCAGGACGGCGAAATCATGCGGGTGGGCGCTTCCAGCCCGCGCAAGGTGGACGTGCGCATCATTGCCGCCACCAACCGCGATCTGGCCGAAAGCGTGGAGGCCGGGACCTTCCGCCGCGACCTGTACTACCGCCTCAATGTTGCCACGGTGCGCATCCCCCCACTGCGCGAAAGGCAGGAAGACGTGCGCCCCCTGGCAGAACACTACCTTGCCCAGTACACTGCCAAATACCACAAGGCCATGGCCTTTATGGACGTGACCCTCGACATCATGACGGCCTATTCCTGGCCCGGCAACGTGCGCGAGCTGCAAAACCTTGTGCACAGTCTGGTCATCACGCTCAGCGGGCCGCTGATTTCCCCTCGCGACCTGCCGCCACAGATATCCGGCGCACCCCGCGAAGCCTCGTGCTATAGCGAGGACATCCTCGCCGCCCGCCGCCCCCTGCGCGACATCATGGCCGAAATGGAGCGGGATTTCCTGCTCAAGGCCATTGAAGTGCACGGCTCTGTGCAGCGCGTGGCGGAGCTGTTCCAGATCAACCGCAGTACTGTGTTCCGCAAGTTGCAGGGCGCACGGCGGATTGACTGA
- a CDS encoding glycyl-radical enzyme activating protein: protein MCQDDSQRQGMVFNVQKYSVHDGPGIRTIVFLKGCSLSCRWCSNPESQQREPELAFNAGRCLGVSKCGHCIVACPHGSITLGEDDKLNINRSHCTECHMPCAAACPAQGLLVYGKKRTVDDVLQVVEQDMAFYARSGGGLTLSGGEPLLQGEFAVALLREARTRRIKTAVETCGMVSPETIREAAPYLNYVLFDIKHMDSAVHEAQTGLSNRHILENFRILAEEFSDLPILARTPVIPGFNDSEEAIAAIAGFLKPFERVEYEMLPYHRLGTQKYQFLDRPVPMGDVKLETEHMNRLQAVAQAILGDRLRVPH, encoded by the coding sequence ATGTGTCAGGATGACAGCCAACGGCAAGGCATGGTTTTTAACGTCCAGAAATATTCGGTTCATGACGGCCCCGGCATAAGAACCATCGTTTTTCTCAAGGGCTGTAGTCTTTCCTGCCGCTGGTGCAGCAACCCCGAATCACAGCAACGCGAACCGGAACTGGCCTTTAACGCTGGCCGCTGCCTGGGGGTTTCCAAGTGCGGGCACTGCATTGTGGCCTGTCCGCATGGTTCCATAACGCTTGGCGAAGACGACAAGCTAAACATAAACCGCAGCCACTGCACCGAATGCCATATGCCCTGCGCTGCGGCATGCCCCGCCCAGGGTTTGCTGGTTTATGGCAAAAAGCGTACAGTGGATGATGTGCTGCAAGTGGTTGAGCAGGACATGGCCTTCTACGCCCGTTCTGGCGGAGGCCTGACCCTTTCGGGCGGCGAACCCCTGTTGCAGGGTGAATTTGCCGTGGCCCTGCTGCGCGAGGCGCGCACCCGGCGCATCAAGACCGCCGTTGAAACCTGCGGCATGGTTTCGCCAGAGACCATCCGCGAGGCCGCGCCATACCTCAATTACGTGCTGTTCGACATCAAACATATGGACAGCGCAGTGCATGAAGCGCAGACAGGCCTGTCCAACAGGCATATCCTCGAAAACTTCCGCATTCTGGCAGAAGAATTTTCTGATCTGCCAATACTGGCACGCACGCCGGTTATCCCCGGCTTTAACGACAGCGAAGAGGCCATTGCCGCCATTGCCGGATTCCTCAAGCCTTTTGAGCGGGTGGAATACGAAATGCTGCCCTACCATCGCCTTGGCACGCAGAAATACCAGTTTCTCGACAGACCCGTGCCCATGGGTGATGTAAAGCTGGAAACAGAACACATGAACAGGCTTCAGGCTGTGGCGCAGGCCATCCTGGGCGATCGGCTCCGCGTACCGCACTGA
- a CDS encoding glycyl radical protein: MSTTTCECRSPQEQRLYDKIEGREDKFRTTHTRVFKLLERFEGQKPRIDIERALYFTQSMQETDGQPLVLRWAKALMHIAKNMTVYVQEDQLLLGRAGCDGRYGILYPELDGDFLDIAVRDLPTRKTSPATITPEDAKRVIEEIAPYWKGKTYHEALNAALPAEVHKLTYDDPMGLISRFIVNETSSFRSSIQWVHDFEKILKRGFNSIKKEAQDKLDALDPLSCKDACEKRPFLEAVVIVCDAIVLWAKRHAVLAREMAAKETDPTRKAELLRMADNADHVPGEPARDFWEACQSQWFTQMFSRIEQKTGTTISNGRMDQYFFPFYAKDRAEGKLNDAQAMELLECMWVGMAEFIDMYISPTGGAFNEGYAHWEAVTVGGQTTDGRDASNALTYLILKSKREFPLHYPDLAARIHSRAPERYLWDVAETIKYGSGFPKLINDEEIVPLYVSKGATFEEALDYAVSGCTEARMPNRDTYTSGGAYINFAAAVEMVLRNGRMKKFGDQLLGVETGDPRNFKTWDEFWNAYVQQHLLFLKTAFTQQYIINKLRAQHFAQPMGSAMHDLCMKHCIDLHQEQIPEGINLGYFEYMGLGTVVDSLAAVKKLVFEEKKLTMDKLLAAIDANFEGYDDVRALLRSAPCYGNNDEYADAIGREIDRISVEYGGKYSMKELGIHNDVRYVPFTSHVPFGKVVSATPNGRTDGFPLSDGSSASHGADVNGPTAVLLSNYQTKNMGMRDRAARMLNIKFTPKCVEGEQGTEKLVSFIRTFCDLKLWHVQFNVVNKQTLVAAQKDPQKYRNLIVRIAGYSAYFVDLSPDLQNDLIARTEHDAM, translated from the coding sequence TGTCTATGTGCAGGAAGACCAGCTGCTGCTTGGCCGCGCCGGTTGCGATGGCCGTTACGGCATCCTGTACCCCGAACTGGACGGCGACTTTCTGGATATCGCCGTGCGCGATCTGCCCACCCGCAAAACCTCGCCCGCCACTATCACGCCTGAAGACGCCAAACGCGTTATTGAAGAAATTGCGCCGTACTGGAAGGGCAAGACCTACCATGAAGCCCTCAACGCCGCTCTGCCCGCCGAAGTGCACAAGCTGACCTATGATGACCCCATGGGGCTCATCTCGCGCTTCATCGTCAATGAAACCTCGTCCTTCCGCTCGTCCATCCAGTGGGTGCACGATTTTGAAAAGATCCTGAAACGCGGTTTCAACAGCATCAAGAAAGAAGCCCAGGACAAGCTGGACGCCCTTGATCCCCTGAGCTGCAAGGACGCCTGCGAAAAGCGGCCCTTCCTTGAAGCCGTTGTCATCGTGTGCGATGCCATCGTGCTGTGGGCCAAGCGCCACGCCGTGCTCGCCCGCGAAATGGCAGCTAAGGAAACCGACCCCACCCGCAAGGCCGAACTGCTGCGCATGGCCGACAATGCCGACCACGTGCCCGGCGAACCCGCCCGCGACTTCTGGGAAGCCTGCCAGAGCCAGTGGTTCACCCAGATGTTCTCGCGCATCGAGCAGAAGACCGGCACCACCATTTCTAATGGCCGCATGGACCAGTACTTCTTCCCCTTCTACGCCAAAGACCGCGCCGAGGGTAAGCTCAACGATGCCCAGGCCATGGAATTGCTGGAATGCATGTGGGTGGGCATGGCCGAATTCATCGACATGTACATTTCGCCCACCGGCGGCGCTTTCAACGAAGGTTATGCCCACTGGGAAGCCGTGACAGTTGGCGGCCAGACCACCGACGGACGCGACGCCAGCAACGCGTTGACCTACCTGATCCTCAAGTCCAAGCGCGAATTCCCGCTGCACTATCCCGACCTCGCGGCCCGCATCCACTCCCGCGCACCCGAGCGCTACCTTTGGGACGTAGCTGAAACCATCAAGTACGGCTCGGGCTTCCCCAAGCTTATCAACGACGAAGAAATCGTGCCCCTCTATGTTTCCAAGGGCGCAACCTTTGAAGAAGCCCTGGACTACGCGGTTTCCGGCTGCACCGAAGCCCGCATGCCCAACCGCGACACCTATACCTCCGGCGGCGCGTACATCAACTTTGCCGCTGCCGTGGAAATGGTGCTGCGCAATGGCCGCATGAAGAAGTTTGGCGACCAGCTGCTGGGCGTGGAAACCGGCGATCCCCGCAACTTCAAGACCTGGGACGAGTTCTGGAACGCCTATGTGCAGCAGCACCTGCTGTTCCTTAAAACGGCCTTTACCCAGCAGTACATCATCAACAAACTGCGCGCCCAGCACTTTGCCCAACCCATGGGCTCGGCCATGCACGACCTGTGCATGAAGCACTGCATTGACCTGCATCAGGAACAGATTCCTGAAGGCATCAACCTGGGCTACTTTGAATACATGGGGCTTGGCACTGTTGTGGACTCCCTCGCCGCCGTGAAAAAGCTTGTGTTTGAAGAAAAGAAGCTGACCATGGACAAGCTGCTGGCCGCCATTGACGCCAACTTTGAAGGCTACGACGACGTGCGCGCCCTGCTGCGTTCCGCCCCCTGCTACGGCAACAACGATGAATATGCCGATGCCATTGGACGCGAGATCGACAGGATCTCCGTGGAATACGGCGGCAAGTACTCCATGAAGGAACTGGGCATCCACAACGATGTGCGCTATGTGCCCTTTACCTCGCATGTGCCCTTCGGCAAGGTGGTTTCCGCCACGCCCAATGGCCGTACCGACGGCTTCCCGCTTTCCGACGGCTCCTCGGCCTCGCACGGTGCGGACGTCAACGGCCCCACCGCCGTGCTGCTCTCCAACTACCAGACCAAGAACATGGGCATGCGCGACCGCGCCGCCCGCATGCTGAACATCAAGTTCACGCCCAAGTGCGTGGAAGGCGAACAGGGCACGGAAAAGCTGGTGTCCTTTATCCGCACCTTCTGCGACCTCAAGCTCTGGCATGTGCAGTTCAACGTGGTAAACAAGCAGACCCTGGTGGCCGCGCAGAAAGACCCGCAGAAGTACCGCAACCTCATCGTGCGCATTGCCGGGTACAGCGCCTACTTTGTTGATCTGTCGCCCGACCTGCAAAACGACCTGATTGCCCGTACCGAACACGACGCGATGTAA